TACTATGGTGTTCTTTGTTTTTTCACTTGTGTAAACTGAATGAGCCATTCTATATTGTTTAGGTGGTCCAAAAGCGGCCTGTGCTGGTTGTGCTGGCTTTGCTGCATTTTCAGTCTTGATAGAGAAATTTTTGGACAGACACGCTTGATGATGGAAATTATTGATTCAGTTTTGCAGAGATATCAGATAATTAGCCACAGTGGGATGTTTCTCAGACACACCTAGTAAACATTGTCATAATCTTCATTTTTGTTCAGCTACATTCCCTTCTTAGTTTTAGCCCATTCATTGCGGATGTAAAGGGATTACAAGCTGTCAATTGGGTAACAATATGACCTGATTCTATTCATGCTTCTACTCATTGTCTCATTAATGAAATAGCTAGAATGGGAATTGAAAGTAGTATACTGGGAGAGCTGACCAGGAAAAGCATGCTAGttttaatgttattttgttgtttattgTTCTTTTGCTTCATGTTTCTTCACATTTGTGCTGTAAGATCCCTTCGAGGAAGAGAAATAAGCTGTTCAGCTGAATATCTGTAACGAATGTTCAAGTATACTGTTGAACTATAACTTAGAGACGTTGCCCTGTACCTTAACATATATAATTTCGCATGGCGGTATGAGCTTGAAATTAACATGTATGGTATTCCTTCTAGTGTGCAAGAGAATGTTACCTTGTGGTTggaaaaattacaaattaacAGGACATATGAGGACAATGCATTCAAAAGTTTGTATAAATATACAGTGAGGTTTGTTCAGCTCCATTTGCATTATCTCTTGAAAGCTTTTCATTGCTAGGGTGGTAGGTAATAGGTACAATGATGCTGCTATTTTAATTCTCACCACCATTTCTTGGTATAGGGACACCATTAGGTTTTTACTTTTCGTGGCTCGTCCCACTTAAAGTTGATTTCTGGAAGGAGAAACCTTCTCCATCTTTGAGTATTCTCAAAGTGTGTTGATCTGCAACTCAAGTTAATACTCATCTATTACAAAGGAAAATGGTTTCTGTTTTTGATAATTATCCTACCTTGATTTGAGCTCGTTTACATTGACTAATGTAAGTTGCAATTTGAAGTTCTGTTCCCTGACTTTGGATCTCATTCCTATTTGGTTCATCAATTTGTGATTTAGCCAAAATAGTTCTGTATTGACAATTTGTTAACTAAGCCTGATTGATAATTTGACTGTCAAGTTCCAACTCATTAATGGACTTGAAACTCACCTGGCCTTGAACAATCgtttggaagaaaaaagaaaagttttttaTATGCCTTGATGATAGACCATTACACGGTTACCCTTAGAGATCTAGTACCACATGGAGAAAATGTCATTAGAATTTCCCTTAggtagtgtgtgtgtgtgtgtgttgttcCCTGTTGTTTGGATAAGGAAAAATTAGAATTTGTTTACAAATTGCAAAAAATGGTGTACGTGATTTTAATGACGAGTACAAAGTAGGAAGAAGTTGTTTGTATTATGTAAATTATTACatttaaagaaatttttttagttATTCATTAAGGTGCATAAATTAGTTAGATTTACATGAAGTGCACGAAGGATAAACTTAGATAAACCCTGTTTCCTGAAAAATTTTCATAGGAAAAGGATTAGGTGGTCACATCAAAAGTAGAGGGGACTAAAATTGGGGAAAGGACTAATATTATCATTTACCCAAGAATTACCTATTAGAAAACAGGAGGAGAAAGTCCATCAAAAGACCAAGGAAACAAATAGAATAGAATAGCTAGTACATATTTGAAAATCCAATCCAATACTATCAAAcacaaaaaactgaaaattaaTACTCTAATACCATGTCTTCTGGGCTATAATGTAGCACACTTGATAGTTCTACTAATTTACAGCACATGCTGTCTAAGTAACTTCTTCATGGCCATCTCAATTCAAGAATATAATGACCTTATTCTGGTAGCAAACAGCAATGCCAATGTACTTACTCCAGCTCTTCTTTCATAAACCCTTCAAACCTTTCCATTACAACTGATGGTAAGCTCAATGAGACAACTATGTTTTCAATATCCTTTCCTTGGGATACGCACACAACTAGGTTGTCCACAAGTGAAGCAGGAGCAACTTCTTGTGGATCTCCCCACCCAAATTTAATTTCGTTAAAAGGGAGCCTACTCCATTTAGAGATCCAAAATGTGTCTTGAAACTCAAGTTGTTGTCTTGCCACTTCATAATGGTCTATGGCTGATTTGATGTAGTCTTCTGTCACTGCTTTTGTGGCATCGTGTACAAATTTTACTGCAAATGAAAATGGTTTTTGAGCTAATTCTCCTGCCTTGGAATGGGCACATGACCAAGCAATGCCATTTCCAAAATAGCAGTTTGGTAATGGTGGCTTGGACTTAGGTCTACCGTCAACAGCAGTGAGAATTCGAGTTGTCGCTTCTGGTTTGATTTTAAAGGCCTTAGTCCAATTGATCCACAATAATGCTGAGATTAGTTCAAAATTCGTTGGAGTTGTACTGATATCTTTAACTTCCATAGCTAAAAGTCTTAGCCTGCAGAGGGTGTTTTTATAAAAGCAAAAGGACTTGTGCATGACTTTTCCATtcagagaaggtggaaaagcaagcctcttcttttcttgttttatgtaTTCATCATGAGTAATATTGACGATTGGAGGCAGCCTTGGAGATAATATAGATCGATCCAGATGAGGCAGAACTGACAAAGGCATGCCTCTTGCAACTTCAGCCCAAGAGTTCATGAAATGTATGAAGGATGTTCCATCAATCAGAACATGATTGAGTACCACTCCAACGGCTATACCACGGCATTTAAATGTTGTCACCTAAACCAAATGTGATGTTGTTAAGGGTGAAAGAATTTGCTTAAGGTCTTAAAGAGTAATAAAAAGCAATGAGAAGAGACAACAAAGGAAATAAACTCGTGGCATAAAGCCACTAGAAAACTTAGCATAGAACAGATTTAGTGAATATTTAATTTCGTGCTTATAGTGCAATAGCAAATAAACACGACGAGAAAGTTGCAAAGGATGGACAATTCTATGGCCTTATATGTGTGAAAACAAAAGGGTGAAAGAGCTACAAACAGAATCAAAGAGTTGTAGAAGAAGAGTTTTGAGCTTTCATAAGAATTAAAGATCTTGAGTTCAAATTCTGCTTTCCTTTTTACTTTTTAAGTTCCATTCTTTCCCTGATAGATACATATATAACACTTGCGGATCCTTGGTTGTTTGATCCTTGTTTGGATGTTGGGGTAGAAAAGGATTGTTCTATTTTGGCT
Above is a genomic segment from Coffea eugenioides isolate CCC68of chromosome 5, Ceug_1.0, whole genome shotgun sequence containing:
- the LOC113771456 gene encoding omega-hydroxypalmitate O-feruloyl transferase-like; translated protein: MNSWAEVARGMPLSVLPHLDRSILSPRLPPIVNITHDEYIKQEKKRLAFPPSLNGKVMHKSFCFYKNTLCRLRLLAMEVKDISTTPTNFELISALLWINWTKAFKIKPEATTRILTAVDGRPKSKPPLPNCYFGNGIAWSCAHSKAGELAQKPFSFAVKFVHDATKAVTEDYIKSAIDHYEVARQQLEFQDTFWISKWSRLPFNEIKFGWGDPQEVAPASLVDNLVVCVSQGKDIENIVVSLSLPSVVMERFEGFMKEELE